AAACAATCAATTACGAAGATCAGTTTATATCAAAACAGCTGTTTAGCTGGATGAGTAGAAACAACAGAAAAGTTTCAAGTTCTGAGCTAGAACCTATTGTTAACTACATAGATTTGGATATTAAGCTATTTATTCAAAAAAATAATGATGAGGGAATTGAATTTTATTACATTGGAAGTGTAACTCCACTTTCTCACGAACAACTATATCGTGAAATTGGCGGTAAAAAACAGCCTATTGTTAATTTCAAGTTTAAAATTGATAGTGAAGTTAAAGATGAGCTTTACAGCTATTTTGTTAATGTTGATTTATAAAAAAAGAAAAAAATAAAGAATTAAATCTTTATTATAACCTTACATGATTGGAATCTCTGTGTTCTACATCCAATCCGAAGTATTTGTGTTCGTAAAGTGCATTTTTCCAGTCAGGATTATTGGTTCCATAATAGTTGTTACTTATTTTATCAAAGTGTCCGTAGTTGTAGATGATTGAACCTTCACCATCTTTATCAACAGTATTTCATTTAAAGCTATTATTTTTTATAACAACGTATGCAGAGGTATCATCTATATTGATTGCTCCTCCTTTGTTGTATGCTTCGTTATCAATAAATTTTGAGTTTTCAATAACTGATAATCCTTTATTGTTTATGTGTATTGCTCCTCCACGCTGTGAAGCATGGTTTTCTTTAAAAGTGGAGTTTTTACAGTTAATACTTGCACAGTAAATTGCTCCTCCTTCACTTAGAAAAATTGTTGCACCAGTTGCTTTATTTAGGGTAAAAGTGGAATTTTCAACATTTACATGTCCTTTTGCACATATTGCTCCACCATCTTCTTTTGAATAATGGTGAGTGAAAAGAGAGTTTTTTATGTTTAAATTTCCTTTAGTATAAATTGCTCCTCCATTGTCTTCACGAGCTTCGTTTTGTATGAATTTTGTGTTTATAATTTCACAACTTCCTTTACCTGCAATGTAGATTGCTCCTCCATAATTTTTTGCTTCATTATGGATGAACATACAGTCCTTACAAACTAATTCTCCTTCAGTATAAACTCCTCCTCCTTTGGTACCTTCGTTACCTGAAATCTTTACATTTATGAGGTTACATTTACTCTTGGAGTTAATATGAAGTGCTCCACCTTCACCGTATTTACCATTTATTAAAATTAAATTTTTTAAAGTAATGTTTTTCCCGTTTATTTCGAAATGCCTCTCTGATTTCCGTCAATTGTGTGGCATTGTCCGTCAATAACAAGATTGTCATGGTTAATTGTTATTTTAGGGGTCTTTTCAAAACCATTATAATCATCATAATGTATTAAATCATGTGTAAGTTTGA
Above is a window of Methanobacteriaceae archaeon DNA encoding:
- a CDS encoding right-handed parallel beta-helix repeat-containing protein — translated: MFIHNEAKNYGGAIYIAGKGSCEIINTKFIQNEAREDNGGAIYTKGNLNIKNSLFTHHYSKEDGGAICAKGHVNVENSTFTLNKATGATIFLSEGGAIYCASINCKNSTFKENHASQRGGAIHINNKGLSVIENSKFIDNEAYNKGGAINIDDTSAYVVIKNNSFK